In one Nitrososphaera viennensis EN76 genomic region, the following are encoded:
- a CDS encoding DDE-type integrase/transposase/recombinase, whose amino-acid sequence MKRGLELLESNSKNIVENQDGSFQVPSQMGSMSYEVRLIGQSWVCTCPDFEYRQVEACKHIFAVRMMIATKTYLRDEPKPKVFAEDAIPCDRCGSIRTIRYGQSSGKQVFKCKDCQHKFTEPSLLKKAKFSPELVTLTLDLYFSGLSLRKIARNLSDHFRIDINYSTIYTWIQKYIPIITEYVNSLAPQLSTTWHADEVFIRTRDGNVMQHGYSMGFLWNIMDRETRFLIASKLTEKRDVVAAIDAFKEAAKNAHGITPEKVHTDALRHYHSGVKVFPNAERVQSGIRKKTANNNRIERMNGTVRERTKVLRGLKTVETPIIDGQRIQYNFVKPHIALDGKTPGQVAGLDVNGWKELLGRAVRGSNGL is encoded by the coding sequence ATGAAGAGAGGGCTGGAGCTGCTTGAAAGCAATAGCAAGAATATAGTCGAAAACCAAGACGGGAGCTTTCAGGTGCCTTCTCAGATGGGCTCCATGAGCTATGAAGTCAGGCTCATAGGCCAAAGCTGGGTCTGTACCTGCCCCGATTTTGAATACCGACAGGTGGAAGCCTGCAAACATATTTTCGCTGTACGCATGATGATAGCCACAAAGACGTACCTGCGCGACGAACCAAAGCCGAAAGTGTTTGCGGAAGATGCTATTCCATGCGATCGCTGCGGTTCCATCCGTACAATCAGGTACGGCCAGTCAAGCGGCAAACAGGTTTTCAAGTGCAAGGACTGCCAACACAAATTCACCGAGCCATCATTGCTCAAGAAAGCGAAATTCAGTCCAGAGCTAGTAACCCTGACTCTGGACTTGTACTTTTCGGGGCTATCACTAAGAAAGATTGCACGCAACCTGTCTGACCACTTTAGAATCGACATAAACTATTCCACAATCTACACTTGGATTCAGAAGTACATCCCGATAATAACAGAGTACGTAAACAGCCTAGCGCCTCAATTATCAACGACATGGCACGCTGACGAGGTTTTCATAAGGACAAGAGACGGAAATGTTATGCAGCACGGGTACAGCATGGGCTTTCTCTGGAACATCATGGACAGGGAAACGCGCTTTTTGATAGCGTCAAAGCTGACCGAGAAAAGAGATGTGGTTGCTGCAATAGATGCCTTCAAAGAAGCTGCCAAGAACGCTCACGGCATAACGCCTGAGAAGGTGCATACTGACGCGCTAAGGCACTATCATTCAGGCGTGAAGGTGTTTCCAAACGCAGAGCGCGTACAGAGCGGCATACGGAAAAAGACTGCCAACAATAACAGGATTGAAAGGATGAATGGCACTGTACGGGAAAGGACAAAGGTACTGCGTGGCCTAAAGACGGTTGAAACGCCGATTATTGACGGGCAGAGAATACAGTACAATTTCGTAAAGCCACATATAGCACTAGACGGAAAAACGCCGGGACAGGTCGCGGGTCTAGATGTCAATGGATGGAAAGAACTGTTGGGAAGAGCCGTGAGAGGTTCAAACGGTTTATGA
- a CDS encoding 2-oxoacid:ferredoxin oxidoreductase subunit alpha, protein MIVNSLSWVIGGAQGSGVDSAANIFSRACAVGGLHVFGKREYYSNIKGEHSYFTVRVAEKRIRSPVDEINILVSFDAETVFRHFDEVTPGGAIFYDSDAAETKLSEVPTVDDYAAARIQGTLEKAGLELTVQGALEHAKKRGVTLYPLPYFKLLEDFAQKMNDPSLSKLARMTNVMALAASMALLEFDIEILARGIKHIFHAKQRVAELNVKAAYHIYEYAKSKFARDGFNYRLTTRAPEPGIIAVQGSQSSALGKMVAGCRFQTYYPITPASDDSEFLESNEVLELYDSGKKGSTVVVQTEDEIAAITMAIGGALAGARSATATSGPGFSLMAEAMGWAGINEVPVVVSLYQRAGPSTGLPTRHEQGDLQFAIHAGHGEFPRIVLASGDIEESFYDTVKAFNLAEKYQLPVIHMLDKAIANSITTCPAFDPARVKIERGAIATKITDAERGAAGNYLRFKLSDNPISPRIPLGTEGAIFWNTGDEHTEEGHITEDPEVRSRMVEKRMGKLEIALKEIPDEDKAMMYGEKDAEIAIIGWGSTKGVVLDVMEKLAEEGIRTKFVQVRLLNPFPADLVKSMIGNAKVVVDIEMNYTSQLGALVKQHTGIEPGHLVVKYNGRPMSLEEVYNAVKRITSGKAPRRQVLKNGT, encoded by the coding sequence ATGATAGTAAACTCGCTCAGCTGGGTAATCGGCGGAGCCCAGGGAAGCGGCGTCGACTCTGCGGCAAACATTTTCTCACGCGCCTGCGCAGTGGGGGGCCTCCACGTGTTTGGCAAGCGCGAATACTATTCCAACATCAAGGGCGAGCACAGCTACTTTACCGTGCGCGTGGCAGAAAAGCGCATCAGGTCGCCGGTTGACGAGATAAACATACTGGTGTCGTTTGATGCCGAGACGGTCTTCCGCCACTTTGACGAGGTGACTCCCGGCGGCGCAATATTCTACGATTCAGACGCCGCCGAGACTAAACTGAGCGAGGTGCCAACGGTTGACGACTATGCTGCGGCCCGCATCCAGGGCACGCTTGAAAAGGCAGGCCTGGAGCTGACCGTGCAGGGTGCGCTAGAGCACGCAAAAAAACGCGGCGTGACACTTTACCCACTGCCATACTTCAAGCTACTGGAAGACTTTGCGCAGAAGATGAACGACCCGTCGCTTAGCAAGCTGGCAAGGATGACAAACGTGATGGCCCTTGCCGCGTCGATGGCGCTTTTGGAATTTGACATCGAGATCCTTGCAAGGGGAATAAAGCACATCTTTCACGCCAAGCAGCGCGTGGCAGAGCTCAACGTCAAGGCCGCGTACCACATCTATGAATACGCAAAGAGCAAGTTTGCAAGGGACGGCTTTAACTACCGGCTTACTACCCGGGCGCCGGAGCCCGGCATCATTGCCGTGCAGGGCAGCCAGTCGTCTGCCCTGGGCAAGATGGTGGCAGGCTGCCGGTTCCAGACATACTACCCAATCACGCCTGCGTCAGACGACAGCGAGTTTCTCGAATCAAATGAAGTCCTCGAGCTTTACGACTCGGGCAAGAAAGGATCCACGGTGGTGGTCCAGACCGAGGACGAGATTGCCGCAATCACTATGGCCATAGGGGGCGCGCTTGCAGGCGCAAGGTCTGCCACTGCGACCTCTGGCCCCGGCTTTTCGCTGATGGCAGAGGCGATGGGCTGGGCCGGCATCAACGAGGTACCCGTCGTCGTCTCGCTGTACCAGCGCGCAGGCCCGTCCACCGGCCTCCCCACGAGGCACGAGCAGGGAGACCTGCAGTTTGCAATCCACGCCGGCCACGGCGAATTTCCAAGGATCGTCCTTGCGTCAGGAGACATCGAGGAGAGCTTTTACGACACGGTCAAGGCGTTCAACCTTGCAGAAAAGTACCAGCTGCCCGTCATCCACATGCTGGACAAGGCAATAGCAAACAGCATCACCACGTGCCCCGCCTTTGACCCTGCCCGGGTAAAGATAGAGAGGGGCGCAATAGCGACAAAGATAACGGACGCAGAGAGGGGCGCGGCCGGCAACTATTTGCGCTTCAAGCTTTCCGACAACCCGATAAGCCCGAGGATTCCTCTTGGCACGGAAGGCGCGATTTTCTGGAACACCGGCGATGAGCACACCGAGGAGGGCCACATCACCGAGGACCCGGAGGTGCGCAGCAGGATGGTGGAAAAGAGGATGGGCAAGCTGGAGATCGCCCTGAAAGAGATACCTGACGAGGACAAGGCCATGATGTACGGCGAAAAAGACGCAGAAATAGCGATAATCGGCTGGGGCTCGACAAAGGGCGTGGTGCTTGACGTAATGGAAAAGCTGGCTGAAGAAGGGATAAGGACAAAGTTCGTGCAGGTGCGCCTGCTAAACCCGTTCCCGGCAGACCTGGTCAAGTCGATGATAGGAAATGCAAAAGTGGTTGTCGATATTGAGATGAACTATACGTCGCAGCTGGGCGCGCTAGTCAAGCAGCATACGGGCATAGAGCCGGGCCACCTCGTCGTCAAGTACAACGGCCGGCCGATGTCGCTTGAGGAAGTTTATAACGCCGTAAAGAGAATAACCAGCGGCAAGGCTCCAAGGAGGCAGGTGTTGAAAAATGGCACTTAA
- a CDS encoding ferritin-like domain-containing protein: protein MGKKALEIAGPGVDGTIAMLHKAYAFEMSTFHYFQYVANNIEGLGVLHENFFEDRAKEELGHAQEVNERLMELGTNPTDDPARWEQESGVGKLEPKRYLSLRSAVEKALEFERAAIGLYNDLANATKDKDHGTYELALELLKDELEDEQTMEDILARLEIQDKK from the coding sequence ATGGGCAAGAAGGCATTAGAAATTGCAGGACCGGGCGTAGACGGAACAATCGCCATGCTCCACAAGGCATACGCGTTTGAAATGTCGACCTTTCACTACTTTCAGTACGTGGCCAACAACATTGAAGGCCTTGGAGTCCTGCACGAGAACTTTTTCGAAGATAGGGCAAAGGAAGAGCTGGGACATGCGCAAGAAGTCAACGAAAGGCTGATGGAACTGGGGACAAACCCCACGGACGATCCTGCAAGGTGGGAGCAGGAAAGCGGGGTAGGCAAGCTGGAGCCAAAGAGGTACCTTTCTCTGAGAAGCGCAGTCGAAAAAGCGCTTGAATTTGAACGGGCGGCAATCGGGTTGTACAACGACTTGGCAAACGCCACAAAAGACAAGGATCACGGGACGTACGAGCTTGCGCTAGAGCTGTTGAAGGACGAGCTGGAAGACGAGCAGACTATGGAAGATATACTGGCGAGGCTCGAAATACAGGATAAAAAGTAA
- the pdxT gene encoding pyridoxal 5'-phosphate synthase glutaminase subunit PdxT encodes MSKNNNVTIGVLGFQGDIEENVAATRQALDELKIDGKIQLVRYAEDVEKIDALILPGGESTVQSSLAAIQRSLPALKKRIAEGMPVLGTCAGMIMLSKRAFDHVVGETKQKTIGNLDIVIERNAFGRQNDSFETDLKMDMLGKDAFRGVFIRAPAVSEVGKDVEVIARHAGKIVAVKQKNIIGTSFHPELAGDARMHKQIVKMAVEFKRGK; translated from the coding sequence TTGAGCAAGAATAATAATGTCACGATAGGCGTCCTTGGCTTTCAGGGCGACATCGAGGAAAACGTCGCTGCAACCAGGCAGGCGCTTGATGAATTAAAGATAGACGGCAAGATACAGCTTGTAAGGTACGCCGAAGACGTGGAGAAAATCGACGCGCTGATACTGCCTGGAGGAGAGAGCACGGTGCAGAGCTCGCTTGCGGCAATCCAGCGCTCGCTTCCGGCGCTGAAAAAGCGCATTGCAGAAGGCATGCCAGTGCTCGGCACGTGCGCGGGCATGATAATGCTGTCCAAGAGGGCGTTTGATCACGTCGTTGGCGAGACCAAGCAGAAAACGATTGGCAATCTCGACATCGTGATAGAGCGCAACGCGTTTGGCAGGCAGAACGACTCTTTTGAGACGGACCTGAAAATGGACATGCTCGGCAAGGACGCGTTCAGGGGCGTCTTTATCAGGGCGCCGGCCGTAAGCGAGGTCGGCAAGGACGTCGAAGTAATCGCAAGGCACGCAGGCAAGATAGTCGCGGTGAAGCAAAAGAACATCATCGGCACCTCGTTCCATCCCGAGCTTGCAGGCGACGCAAGGATGCACAAGCAGATAGTCAAGATGGCCGTCGAGTTCAAGCGCGGCAAGTAA
- a CDS encoding 2-oxoacid:ferredoxin oxidoreductase subunit beta, translating to MALKLADYKTDVHNDWCPGCGDFGILNAIQMALADMQVPPHKATIFSGVGCSGKTPHFIRTYGIHTLHGRVMPFAQGAKLSNPGLEVIAVGGDGDGLGIGAGHFVSAGRRNVDMTYIIFNNAVYGLTKGQASPTLKLGMKTKSLPQPNVNNSVNPIALALVAGFTFIARGYSYDVRHLKDLIRKAVEHKGLAFVDVLQPCPTYNDINTKEWFSGSNNIDPVTKKVMPRIYKLEETGYDGIVRDPAEINEKMGKVIEKANEWGDKIPIGVFYQNEHIPTFQERISARIPNYVESPPAKQEIADLSGKTITNIEKLLDDYRLDRENF from the coding sequence ATGGCACTTAAGCTGGCAGACTACAAGACAGACGTCCACAACGACTGGTGCCCGGGCTGCGGCGACTTTGGAATACTGAACGCCATCCAGATGGCGCTTGCAGACATGCAGGTGCCGCCGCACAAGGCCACGATATTTTCCGGCGTCGGCTGCTCGGGCAAGACGCCGCACTTTATCCGGACGTACGGCATCCACACGCTGCACGGCAGGGTGATGCCCTTTGCGCAGGGCGCCAAGCTGTCAAACCCTGGCCTTGAGGTTATTGCGGTAGGAGGCGACGGTGACGGGCTTGGCATCGGCGCCGGGCATTTTGTGAGCGCGGGCAGGCGCAACGTGGACATGACCTACATCATATTCAACAACGCCGTCTACGGGCTGACAAAGGGGCAGGCGTCGCCGACCCTGAAACTAGGCATGAAGACAAAATCATTGCCGCAGCCAAACGTCAACAACTCTGTCAACCCGATAGCGCTTGCGCTTGTCGCCGGCTTTACCTTCATCGCGCGGGGCTACTCGTACGACGTGCGCCACCTGAAGGACCTGATAAGAAAGGCGGTGGAGCACAAGGGGCTTGCGTTCGTGGATGTCCTTCAGCCATGCCCGACGTACAACGACATCAACACCAAGGAATGGTTCTCTGGCAGCAACAACATCGACCCAGTTACAAAGAAGGTGATGCCTCGCATCTACAAGCTGGAAGAAACAGGCTATGACGGCATAGTCCGCGACCCGGCAGAGATAAATGAAAAGATGGGCAAGGTTATTGAAAAGGCAAACGAGTGGGGAGACAAGATCCCGATCGGCGTGTTCTACCAGAACGAGCACATACCCACGTTCCAGGAAAGGATAAGCGCAAGGATACCAAACTACGTCGAAAGCCCGCCGGCAAAGCAAGAGATAGCAGACCTGTCGGGCAAGACGATCACAAACATTGAGAAATTGCTGGACGACTACCGGCTGGACAGGGAAAACTTTTGA
- a CDS encoding DUF5679 domain-containing protein: MTMVARQTYCTNCKQNVDIVDGKYLRLANKRAVIEGQCPACGTKLLKAKLLPRNSVFVVKRKKKRKGLLKK, encoded by the coding sequence ATGACGATGGTCGCAAGGCAGACGTACTGCACAAATTGCAAACAAAACGTCGACATTGTTGATGGCAAGTATCTAAGGCTTGCAAACAAAAGGGCCGTTATTGAAGGTCAATGCCCTGCATGCGGCACAAAGCTCCTGAAGGCAAAGCTGTTGCCTAGAAATAGCGTTTTCGTGGTAAAAAGAAAAAAGAAGAGAAAGGGCCTGCTAAAGAAGTAG
- the pdxS gene encoding pyridoxal 5'-phosphate synthase lyase subunit PdxS, translating to MTISLVASEPGAKGIKVVDAAGESAKAVRGTTLLKRGFAHMQKHGVVMDVTSVEQAQIAEEAGAVAVMVLDKLPYDVRKAGGVARTASIKVIEEIMDAVTIPIMAKCRIGHIDEAKVLEVTGVDMIDESEVLTPADEERHIWKWDFTTPFVNGGKNLGEALRRIEEGAAMIRTKGEPGTGNVAEAVTHIRMVNNEIRRIRSHYLDDDKQELMKAARELKVSFAIVEETARLGRLPVVNFAAGGITTPADAAFLMNLGCDGVFVGSGIFKSDDPAQRARAVVLATTFYDDAKIVKEAQKMVDEKKSLLGLDTKNLELRMQERGQSA from the coding sequence ATGACCATTTCGCTTGTCGCAAGCGAGCCGGGCGCAAAGGGCATCAAGGTGGTCGATGCCGCCGGCGAGAGCGCCAAGGCGGTTCGCGGCACCACCCTTCTAAAGCGCGGCTTTGCACACATGCAAAAGCACGGCGTAGTCATGGACGTGACGAGCGTCGAGCAGGCGCAGATAGCAGAAGAAGCTGGCGCGGTCGCGGTTATGGTGCTTGACAAGCTGCCGTACGACGTGAGAAAGGCAGGAGGCGTCGCAAGGACGGCAAGCATCAAGGTAATTGAGGAGATAATGGACGCAGTCACGATCCCGATAATGGCCAAGTGCAGGATCGGCCACATCGACGAGGCAAAGGTGCTAGAAGTCACGGGTGTCGACATGATTGACGAAAGCGAAGTATTGACGCCGGCAGACGAGGAGCGCCACATCTGGAAGTGGGATTTTACCACCCCGTTTGTAAACGGCGGCAAGAACCTCGGCGAGGCCCTGCGCAGGATTGAAGAGGGCGCGGCCATGATACGCACAAAGGGTGAGCCGGGCACCGGCAACGTGGCGGAGGCAGTCACGCACATACGCATGGTAAACAACGAGATCCGCAGGATAAGGTCGCACTACCTCGACGACGACAAGCAAGAATTGATGAAGGCGGCGCGCGAGCTAAAGGTGTCGTTTGCCATAGTCGAAGAGACGGCAAGGCTCGGCAGGCTCCCCGTCGTGAACTTTGCGGCAGGCGGAATAACGACTCCGGCTGACGCGGCGTTTCTGATGAACCTTGGATGCGACGGCGTGTTTGTAGGATCAGGAATATTCAAGTCGGACGACCCGGCTCAGCGCGCACGCGCAGTAGTGCTTGCAACGACGTTCTACGACGACGCCAAGATAGTCAAGGAGGCGCAAAAGATGGTCGACGAGAAAAAGTCGCTGCTTGGCCTTGACACGAAGAATCTAGAGCTTCGCATGCAGGAGAGGGGGCAGTCGGCTTGA
- a CDS encoding ChaB family protein, which yields MPRGKLSERTKKQIDTLPEKAQRTFKKAHDSALKQYKNPNKRRSKSDTAEGVAQKVAWSAVKKKYKKSGDKWVSKGSSSRRSKKSSKK from the coding sequence ATGCCAAGAGGCAAACTGTCCGAGAGGACAAAAAAGCAGATAGACACTCTCCCGGAAAAAGCCCAGCGCACTTTTAAAAAGGCGCACGACAGCGCCCTGAAGCAATACAAGAACCCGAACAAGAGGCGCAGCAAGAGCGACACTGCAGAAGGGGTGGCCCAAAAGGTCGCGTGGAGCGCGGTCAAGAAAAAGTACAAGAAAAGCGGCGACAAGTGGGTAAGCAAGGGCAGTAGCAGCCGCCGCAGCAAAAAGTCATCAAAGAAGTAA
- a CDS encoding aconitate hydratase: MKIETTPELVSRVYDKLEANVAKFRKITNNRPLTLAEKILVGHLDGSDVYEPERGKSYVFLNPDRVALQDVTGQMTILQFAQAGLKRVKLPTTVHCDHLIQAKVDSATDTRFAIIQNNEVFQFLESACRKYGIGFWKPGAGIIHQVVLENYAFPGGLMIGTDSHTPNAGGLGMVAIGVGGLDAAEVMAGMPWELLYPKRIGVYLKGELNGWAAPKDIILYVASKLTVSGGTNAIIEYFGPGARSISCTGKATITNMGAEIGATCSVFAYDERMETYLRATNRGALADLANKHRALLTEDPEVERDPAKYFDQVIEIDLSKLEPHIVGPHTPDLARPISQMAQDVKKNNYLDSISVALIGSCTNSSYEDMSRAADIAKQAKEHGMKTPVSLQVTPGSEMIRATIERDGQMKVLQDIGANVLANACGPCIGQWSRPELKKGEPNTIVTSYNRNFPGRNDGRRETMNFIGSPELVIALALAGRLSFNPITDELTAPDGTKFKLHPPGQAPEVPENGFQNSRDVYVAPAADPDSVQVVIDPKSDRLQQLAPFAPWDGRDFEKLPVLAKTKGKTTTDHISPAGAWLTYRGHLDRISDNLLLGAVNAYNGQVGNGKNQLSGQVEPFPHVAREYKAKGIKWIIVGDSNYGEGSSREHAAMTPRYLNCAAVIVRSFARIHETNLKKQGVLALTFANPVDYDKILEDDRLSIVGLNDMQAGKPVKCIICHADGRTEEIELKHSYNSAQIEWFKAGSALNLMQSK, from the coding sequence GTGAAGATAGAGACGACGCCCGAGCTTGTCAGCCGGGTGTACGACAAGCTTGAAGCAAATGTTGCAAAATTCCGTAAAATAACCAACAACAGGCCGCTCACGCTTGCCGAGAAAATCCTGGTGGGTCACCTTGACGGCAGCGATGTCTATGAACCAGAGAGGGGCAAGAGCTATGTTTTCCTGAACCCTGACAGGGTGGCGCTGCAGGACGTCACCGGCCAGATGACAATTCTCCAGTTTGCGCAGGCAGGCTTGAAGCGCGTAAAACTTCCAACTACTGTGCACTGCGACCACCTCATCCAGGCCAAGGTCGACAGCGCCACAGACACGAGGTTTGCAATCATCCAGAACAACGAAGTGTTCCAGTTCCTAGAATCTGCGTGCAGGAAATACGGCATCGGCTTTTGGAAGCCGGGCGCCGGCATCATCCACCAGGTCGTGCTTGAGAACTATGCGTTTCCCGGCGGCCTCATGATAGGGACCGACTCGCACACGCCAAACGCCGGCGGCCTTGGCATGGTCGCAATAGGGGTCGGCGGCCTCGATGCGGCGGAGGTGATGGCAGGCATGCCGTGGGAACTGCTGTACCCAAAGCGCATCGGCGTGTACCTGAAAGGCGAGCTGAACGGCTGGGCCGCGCCAAAGGACATCATACTGTACGTCGCATCAAAATTGACGGTGTCAGGCGGCACGAACGCGATAATCGAGTATTTCGGGCCCGGAGCAAGGTCCATCAGCTGCACGGGCAAGGCGACGATAACCAACATGGGCGCAGAGATCGGCGCCACTTGCTCGGTGTTTGCGTACGACGAGCGCATGGAGACGTACCTTCGCGCCACAAACCGTGGCGCACTAGCCGACCTTGCAAACAAGCACAGGGCGCTGTTGACAGAGGACCCGGAGGTCGAAAGGGACCCCGCAAAATACTTTGACCAAGTGATAGAAATCGACTTGTCAAAGCTGGAGCCGCACATCGTGGGTCCGCACACGCCCGACCTCGCAAGGCCGATATCCCAGATGGCGCAGGACGTGAAAAAGAACAACTACCTTGACAGCATCTCTGTCGCGCTGATTGGAAGCTGCACCAACTCTTCGTACGAGGACATGTCACGCGCTGCCGACATTGCAAAGCAGGCAAAGGAGCACGGGATGAAAACGCCAGTGTCGCTGCAGGTGACGCCCGGATCAGAGATGATCCGCGCGACCATAGAGCGCGACGGCCAGATGAAGGTGTTGCAGGACATTGGCGCAAACGTGCTTGCAAACGCCTGCGGCCCGTGCATCGGCCAGTGGAGCCGGCCGGAGCTCAAAAAGGGCGAGCCAAACACAATCGTCACGTCGTACAACCGCAACTTTCCCGGCAGAAACGACGGCAGGCGGGAGACGATGAACTTTATCGGCAGTCCAGAATTAGTCATTGCGCTTGCGCTTGCAGGCAGGCTGTCTTTCAACCCGATAACCGACGAACTGACGGCGCCTGACGGCACAAAATTCAAGCTGCATCCGCCAGGGCAGGCCCCGGAGGTCCCAGAGAACGGCTTTCAGAACTCCAGGGACGTCTACGTGGCGCCGGCGGCAGACCCTGACAGCGTACAAGTGGTCATCGACCCAAAAAGCGACAGGCTGCAACAGCTTGCGCCGTTTGCGCCGTGGGACGGCAGGGATTTTGAAAAGCTGCCGGTGCTTGCCAAGACCAAGGGCAAGACCACCACCGACCACATATCGCCTGCGGGCGCCTGGCTGACATACCGGGGGCACCTTGACAGGATAAGCGACAACCTCCTCCTTGGCGCGGTCAACGCTTACAACGGCCAGGTTGGAAACGGCAAGAACCAGCTGAGCGGCCAGGTAGAGCCGTTCCCGCACGTTGCACGCGAGTACAAGGCAAAAGGGATCAAGTGGATCATAGTAGGCGACAGCAACTATGGCGAGGGTTCCAGCAGGGAGCACGCGGCCATGACGCCGCGCTACCTGAACTGCGCGGCAGTAATCGTAAGGTCGTTTGCAAGGATACACGAGACCAACCTGAAAAAGCAGGGCGTCCTTGCGCTCACGTTTGCCAATCCTGTCGACTATGACAAGATACTCGAAGACGACCGGCTGAGCATCGTCGGCCTGAATGACATGCAGGCAGGCAAGCCAGTAAAATGCATCATCTGCCATGCAGACGGCAGGACCGAAGAAATAGAGCTAAAGCACTCGTACAATTCTGCCCAGATCGAGTGGTTCAAGGCCGGCTCTGCCCTCAACCTGATGCAGTCAAAATAA
- a CDS encoding AbrB/MazE/SpoVT family DNA-binding domain-containing protein has translation MPVKYTVTVTSVGSSSVIVVPKPVLEGFGLKKGDKVDLIVRDDGIYIPIAPQDKGIVEPTIKEDEVS, from the coding sequence ATGCCAGTGAAATATACCGTGACTGTTACCTCAGTGGGTAGCAGTTCTGTCATAGTGGTTCCAAAGCCAGTACTGGAAGGATTTGGCTTGAAAAAGGGCGACAAGGTTGATCTGATTGTACGCGATGACGGCATCTACATTCCGATTGCTCCACAAGACAAGGGCATCGTTGAGCCAACAATAAAAGAGGACGAGGTTTCTTGA
- a CDS encoding HEPN domain-containing protein, translated as MKRRFYTAISGLDMKIDRLQVGNVTFVRSHSQIPEDTLAQKAFSKLMATTPDDLNLFECMLKDKFTKCAIAVIDVEADDEKTAEEVSEDEIEKALNVLRFYLAGLSENDPFFYKMFIGIEGITNTGLTATVIIDDDNQKFFFSSSRKGAHRGYELDSTKYQKMLDFHFERVSAILATPEDSRSQMENSILTSIIFFGSGMNERLLRNTFVSFVIALESCLLRRCEKDKSGNIANGMCAMLQIKPEYRRAIHEKVESYYDIRSDIVHEGVDNVVEGMVFEICYLTFNTIMRLVAHSKEIKDKDELRKKIREELKEINRKTKAQCT; from the coding sequence TTGAAAAGAAGATTCTATACGGCCATAAGTGGTTTAGATATGAAAATTGACAGATTACAAGTAGGCAACGTAACTTTCGTTAGATCGCATTCACAAATACCTGAAGACACTCTAGCTCAGAAAGCCTTTAGTAAACTAATGGCAACAACTCCCGATGATCTAAATTTATTCGAATGTATGCTAAAAGACAAATTTACAAAATGTGCGATAGCTGTTATCGATGTTGAAGCTGATGACGAAAAGACAGCTGAAGAAGTCTCCGAGGATGAGATTGAGAAAGCACTGAATGTTCTGAGATTCTATCTAGCAGGGTTATCTGAGAACGATCCTTTCTTTTACAAGATGTTCATTGGAATTGAAGGCATAACCAATACTGGACTCACTGCGACCGTAATTATTGATGATGATAATCAAAAATTCTTCTTTTCTTCGAGCAGAAAAGGAGCTCATAGAGGGTACGAGCTTGATTCGACCAAGTATCAGAAAATGCTTGACTTTCACTTTGAAAGAGTGAGTGCGATTCTGGCAACACCTGAAGATTCTAGAAGCCAGATGGAAAATAGCATATTGACATCGATAATATTTTTTGGTTCAGGGATGAATGAGCGTTTGCTCCGCAATACTTTTGTCAGTTTTGTTATTGCATTAGAATCTTGTCTATTGAGAAGATGTGAGAAAGACAAGTCGGGAAACATTGCCAATGGAATGTGCGCAATGTTACAGATTAAGCCTGAATATAGGCGAGCTATCCACGAAAAGGTTGAATCGTATTATGATATACGATCAGACATAGTTCATGAAGGTGTAGATAATGTTGTAGAAGGAATGGTGTTCGAAATTTGCTATTTGACCTTCAATACAATAATGCGTCTAGTTGCCCATAGTAAGGAAATCAAGGATAAGGATGAATTGAGAAAGAAGATACGTGAGGAATTAAAAGAAATAAATAGAAAAACCAAGGCCCAATGCACCTAG